A section of the Citrus sinensis cultivar Valencia sweet orange chromosome 8, DVS_A1.0, whole genome shotgun sequence genome encodes:
- the LOC102625954 gene encoding uncharacterized protein LOC102625954, whose protein sequence is MDRQLMLFACFLLLVSSTQAIGVKYCDKKKNYAVTIQQVKIIPDPVVTGKPATFNISAVTGQAVYGGKVVINVAYFGVPVHQETRDVCEEVSCPIAAGDFVLSHTQTLPSFTPPGSYTLKMTMEDKNNEELTCFSFNFKIGFHSLVSDS, encoded by the exons ATGGACCGTCAGTTGATGCTGTTCgcttgttttcttcttctagTTTCTTCCACTCAAGCCATAGGTGTCAAATACTGCG ATAAGAAGAAAAACTACGCTGTAACGATTCAGCAAGTTAAGATAATTCCTGATCCCGTAGTCACAGGCAAGCCAGCCACCTTTAACATCTCAGCTGTTACAG GTCAAGCTGTCTATGGTGGGAAAGTGGTGATAAATGTTGCTTACTTTGGGGTACCTGTCCATCAAGAAACCCGTGACGTTTGTGAGGAGGTATCGTGTCCCATTGCAGCAGGAGACTTTGTACTGTCCCACACCCAGACTCTGCCTAGTTTCACTCCTCCG GGCTCCTACACACTTAAGATGACAATGGAGGACAAGAACAATGAAGAACTGACTTGCTTTAGCTTCAACTTCAAAATTGGCTTTCATTCTCTGGTCTCTGATAGTTAA
- the LOC102626243 gene encoding uncharacterized protein LOC102626243 has product MNRQLLLLFTFYVLVSSIQAIDFTYCDDEENFPVKVQQIKIIPDPVVTGKPAIFNISAVTDRSVSGGKVMIEVRYFGIRVHSETHDICEEVSCPIEAGNFVLSHAETLPGYTPPGVYTLKMKMIGKNGYQLTCFSFKFKIGFGALVSEN; this is encoded by the exons ATGAACCGTcagttgttattattgttcaCTTTTTATGTTCTGGTTTCTTCCATTCAAGCCATAGATTTCACATACTGCG atgatgaagaaaatttcCCTGTAAAGGTTCAACAAATTAAGATAATTCCTGACCCTGTAGTCACAGGCAAGCCAGCCATCTTTAACATCTCAGCTGTTACAG ATCGATCTGTCTCTGGTGGGAAAGTTATGATAGAAGTTAGGTACTTTGGGATTCGTGTCCATTCTGAAACCCATGACATTTGTGAAGAGGTATCTTGTCCCATCGAAGCAGGAAACTTTGTGCTGTCCCACGCTGAGACTCTGCCTGGTTACACTCCTCCA GGGGTCTACACGCTTAAGATGAAAATGATAGGCAAGAACGGTTACCAGCTGACTTGCTTTagcttcaaattcaaaattggtTTTGGTGCTCTGGTGTCTGAGAACTAA